In Lotus japonicus ecotype B-129 chromosome 5, LjGifu_v1.2, one genomic interval encodes:
- the LOC130719583 gene encoding uncharacterized protein LOC130719583 — MSFSVYVGGLNDRITLLKLKSNFGKEGQVRDVFLQFKKKFQQRFRYGFIRFQNDGEAWQAIRMFNGVRLEGNYLVVKQARIKQATTKEKKGTAERKSVQAQVRGKIWRPKIQHIPTCPDKKEMATKEEPPGHIYEDAR; from the coding sequence ATGTCATTTTCGGTTTATGTTGGTGGCTTGAACGATAGGATCACCTTGCTAAAACTGAAATCAAATTTTGGAAAGGAAGGGCAAGTGAGAGATGTCTTTCTGCAATTCAAGAAAAAATTTCAGCAGCGTTTCCGTTACGGCTTCATTCGATTTCAGAATGATGGGGAGGCATGGCAGGCCATTCGAATGTTCAATGGGGTGAGGCTGGAGGGAAATTATCTTGTTGTGAAACAGGCACGCATTAAACAAGCCACCACGAAGGAGAAGAAGGGAACAGCAGAGAGAAAATCTGTGCAAGCTCAGGTACGTGGAAAAATATGGAGGCCAAAGATTCAGCATATTCCAACATGTCCTGACAAAAAAGAGATGGCAACAAAGGAAGAGCCTCCTGGCCATATATATGAGGATGCACGATAG
- the LOC130716587 gene encoding protein FANTASTIC FOUR 2-like produces the protein MSSSSVCQGLQSCLEPRLIEPHVLNLKLAPTRSNSNLSPSPEFSSFRRSSSSSFFSILESDQNVKESKSGWSFLQSSENNVYVHPSFKLSSSKFSAESLELCTESLGCETGSSNAVDNGTDHDMSLFSSESNSSYAVKRNSESKKLNRVSSNFPPPLTSMAEFGGFQVRSHREDGRLILEALTSSSPKPYFQAERENGRLRLRLFKSVSSCCCDDGDGEACVEEEAEVVEVLDDNVWCGGEDETEMTNFTRPSRCKESGSRDIFGDGYFELPSLSLCL, from the coding sequence ATGTCTTCCTCAAGTGTCTGCCAAGGGTTGCAATCTTGTCTCGAACCCCGTCTTATCGAACCACATGTGTTGAATCTCAAGTTAGCTCCAACAAGGTCCAACTCCAACCTTTCTCCATCCCCTGAATTTTCCAGCTTTAGGAGAAGTAGTAGCAGCTCCTTCTTCTCAATCTTAGAATCTGATCAAAATGTTAAGGAATCCAAATCAGGTTGGAGTTTTCTTCAATCATCTGAGAATAATGTGTATGTCCACCCTTCCTTTAAGCTCTCCTCTTCAAAGTTCAGTGCAGAGAGCTTGGAGTTGTGCACTGAAAGTCTAGGCTGTGAAACTGGTAGTAGCAATGCCGTTGATAATGGCACTGATCATGATATGTCCTTGTTTTCATCAGAAAGCAACTCCAGTTATGCGGTTAAAAGAAACTCTGAGTCTAAAAAATTGAATAGGGTTAGTAGCAACTTTCCACCGCCACTAACTTCAATGGCTGAGTTTGGAGGGTTCCAAGTGAGGTCTCATCGTGAAGATGGGAGGTTGATATTGGAAGCTTTAACTTCCTCTTCACCCAAACCTTATTTTCAAGCAGAGCGTGAAAATGGGAGGCTTAGGCTTCGATTGTTTAAGAGTGTCTCCTCTTGTTGttgtgatgatggtgatggtgaagcatgtgttgaagaagaagctgagGTAGTAGAGGTTTTGGATGATAACGTTTGGTGTGGTGGTGAGGATGAGACGGAGATGACAAATTTTACAagaccaagcaggtgcaaggaAAGTGGGAGTAGAGACATTTTTGGTGATGGTTACTTTGAGCTtccatctctttctctctgtcTCTGA
- the LOC130719582 gene encoding uncharacterized protein LOC130719582 — translation MECGVVVGHKWVWDISFEREFMGWERQLYDDFQLVLQQLVPKHGVYAHVDCLVWKHDNMGMFSVKSLCAVVEARWFSEDGWSVPKSLRPILPSKIALFLWQVQKNRVATKENLRRRGVALEEGATCVLCLGAPETVAHLFLHCPKVWQLWVSVLHREGVWWGVSESIQACLAEWGSLRRSTARILWDLIPYALCWVVWLARNNVIFKELSFDAEEVWESHMFMLFTWIKAWWKDCPYGVHQLSQGFTKIDIQGKVGVRIVVPWKPPQGTNLKFNVDGSFQSGCAGIGGILRNGSGEVLGKFSRKVEVTRADEAEVLAILYALLFCQQFMVSSVEFESDSTLVVGWMSGGKMRPWKLTNELNMIDYLMPLVNCIGVIHILREGNAEADELAKKGCFCVEPVWFYSGP, via the coding sequence ATGGAATGCGGTGTGGTGGTTGGGCATAAATGGGTTTGGGATATATCCTTTGAGAGAGAATTTATGGGTTGGGAACGACAACTGTATGATGATTTTCAGCTCGTTCTTCAACAATTGGTTCCTAAACATGGGGTATATGCGCATGTGGACTGTTTGGTATGGAAGCATGATAATATGGGCATGTTTAGTGTGAAATCGTTATGTGCTGTTGTTGAGGCAAGATGGTTCTCGGAAGATGGCTGGTCGGTTCCAAAATCACTACGGCCAATTTTACCATCCAAGATAGCTCTTTTTTTATGGCAGGTTCAGAAGAATAGGGTGGCTACTAAAGAAAATTTGAGGCGTCGTGGCGTGGCCTTGGAAGAAGGGGCGACTTGCGTGCTGTGTTTGGGTGCACCTGAAACGGTGGCCCATCTTTTTCTGCATTGTCCTAAGGTTTGGCAGCTATGGGTAAGTGTGTTACATAGAGAAGGTGTTTGGTGGGGGGTGTCCGAATCGATTCAGGCGTGCTTGGCTGAATGGGGGTCACTTCGAAGATCTACAGCTAGGATTTTATGGGACTTGATACCATATGCTTTATGCTGGGTGGTGTGGCTAGCTAGAAATAATGTGATTTTTAAAGAATTATCTTTTGATGCTGAAGAGGTATGGGAGTCTCATATGTTTATGCTTTTTACTTGGATAAAGGCTTGGTGGAAGGATTGTCCTTATGGAGTGCATCAACTCTCTCAGGGATTTACAAAAATAGATATTCAAGGCAAGGTGGGGGTGCGCATAGTTGTCCCTTGGAAACCACCCCAAGGTACGAATCTGAAATTCAATGTTGATGGGTCTTTTCAGTCGGGGTGTGCTGGCATTGGTGGTATTTTGAGGAATGGGTCGGGTGAAGTGCTTGGTAAATTTTCCAGAAAAGTGGAGGTTACAAGAGCTGATGAGGCGGAGGTGTTGGCTATTCTCTATGCTCTCTTGTTTTGTCAACAATTTATGGTGTCTTCTGTGGAGTTTGAAAGTGATTCCACACTTGTTGTTGGCTGGATGAGCGGTGGAAAAATGAGACCTTGGAAGCTTACAAATGAGTTGAATATGATTGACTATTTGATGCCACTCGTGAATTGTATCGGGGTAATTCATATCTTGAGGGAGGGGAATGCGGAGGCGGACGAGTTGGCAAAAAAAGGGTGCTTTTGTGTGGAGCCGGTTTGGTTCTATTCAGGGCCATAG